Part of the Paenibacillus kyungheensis genome, TCACCGGCATTAGCTCCAGATGAAGCAGATTCTTCTTCTTCGGCTGGTCAAACTTTCGTTTGTTCCCGTCGGCGATATAAACAAACTTCTCATCCGGTATTGCAATGATAACAGCAGGTTGAGGAGCTCCTTGACCTTTTAACACTTTCACAATTTGACCGACCTGCGGGTTCATTGTTGTTTTCACAAGAATCACCTACGCATTTAGTTTAGTTTTGTGAAAATCTCCATACCGTCCGGTGTAACCGCAACTGTATGTTCAAAATGGGCACATAATGAGCCATCAACAGTAACTACTGTCCATTTGTCTTCAAGCGTTTTGACATGTTGCGTGCCGGCATTTACCATCGGCTCGATTGCCAGAACCATTCCCGGCTTCAGCCTCGGTCCGCGATCCTTAACTCCATAATTAGGAATTTGAGGTGCTTCGTGCAGCTTCGTTCCGATACCATGTCCTACGTATTCACGTACAACAGACATACCAGCATCTTCAATAAAACGCTGTATCGCATGCG contains:
- a CDS encoding KOW domain-containing RNA-binding protein: MNPQVGQIVKVLKGQGAPQPAVIIAIPDEKFVYIADGNKRKFDQPKKKNLLHLELMPVISSEVVNSLQESGRVTNGKLRYAVTKFLESAENSVEQKGD